One window of the Oncorhynchus kisutch isolate 150728-3 unplaced genomic scaffold, Okis_V2 scaffold3958, whole genome shotgun sequence genome contains the following:
- the LOC116352900 gene encoding NLR family CARD domain-containing protein 3-like produces MSLSGEREEGGPASKMSLSGARKKGGPASKMRLSGEHDTKAKSPIKQERPASPVPSCVSMKSDQSMNLPIEFRKGDFSTEQSHKDNVARPVNTSGFHSRRQTSRNWISSTTSPIKQERPASPVPSCVSMKSDWSMEPPIYFREGDSTEQRPIQQERPASPVPSCVSMKSDKSMEPPINHQTDLASIFSLLEEKMMTFVKNELKMFKRILSPELPEGFESQKQDKEVLDAEDEQQESSAREGALKITLHILRKMNQKELADTLEKYSDELAVICQRELKSNLKKKFQCVFEGIAKQGNPTLLNKIYTELYITEGGTGEVNNEHELRQIETTTRKQARPETAIKCNDIFKPLTGQDKLIRTVLTKGVAGIGKTVAVQKFILDWAEGKANQDVQFVFSFPFRELNLMKEDKHTFIELRNHFSMETKQSRISNLDKYKVLFIFDGLDECRLPLDFQKNKICCDVTESTSVDVLLTNLIKGNLLPSALLWITTRPAAANKIPSGCVDQVTEVRGFNDPQKEEYFRKRFSDEDLASRIISHIKTSRSLHIMCHVPVFCWISATVLEQMLKHKREEMPKTLTEMYTHLVMFHTKQKNEKYLGKEETGPHWNKESILSLGKLAFQQLVNGNLIFYEEDLKEAGIDVNEASVYSGLCTQLFKEECGLYQDKVYCFVHLSIQEFLAAVYVCLSFINNNENVMAELQSTSRNFSVRIKQRRKVTFYRSAVDKALQSETGNLDLFLRFLLGLSLESNQKHLRGLLTKTRSSSQSHEETVKYIKKKIRKNLSPERSINLFHCLNELNDHSLVEEIQRYLRSGSLSKPNLSPAQWSALVFVLLTSEKELDVFDLKKYSRSEEGLLRLLPVVKASRAAL; encoded by the exons tccaatcaagcaggagagaccagcctcccctgttcccagctgtgtgtccatgaagagtgaccagTCTATGAATCTACCTATAGAGTTTAGAaagggagacttttctactgaacaaag TCACAAGGACAACGTAGCACGTCCTGTGAAcacgtcagggttccatagccggagGCAGACCAGCAggaactggatcagcagcacaacaag tccaatcaagcaggagagaccagcctcccctgttcccagctgtgtgtccatgaagagtgactggTCTATGGAACCTCCTATATACTTTAGAGAGGGAGActctactgaacaaag accaatccagcaggagagaccagcctcccctgttcccagctgtgtgtccatgaagagtgacaagTCTATGGAACCTCCTATAAATCATCAaacagacctggcctccatattcagt ttgcttGAAGAGAAAATGATGACATTTGTGAAGAACGAGCTGAAGATGTTCAAGAGGATTCTTAGTCCAGAACTCCCAGAAGGCTTTGAGAGTCAGAAGCAGGATAAGGAAGTACTGGATGCTGAAGATGAGCagcaggagagcagtgccagagagggggctctgaagatcacactgcacatcctgaggaaaatgaaccagaaggagcttgctgacacactggagaaat ATTCAGATGAGCTCGCTGTGATTTGCCAACGTGAACTCAAATCTAatctaaagaagaagtttcaatgtgtatttgaggggatcgctaaacaaggaaacccaacacttctcaataagatctacacagagctctacatcacagagggtggaacaggagaggtcaataatgaacatgagctgagacagattgagacaacaaccaggaaacaagcaagaccagagactgcaatcaaatgtaacgacatcttcaaacccttaactggacaagacaaacttatcagaactgtgctgacaaagggagtcgctggcattggaaaaacagttGCTGTGCAGAAAttcattctggactgggctgaaggaaaagcaaatcaggatgtccaatttgtattttcattccctttccgggagctgaatttgatgaaagaggacaaacaCACTTTTATTGAACTTCGTAATCACTTCTCAATGGAGACCAAACAATCAAGAATCTCCAACCTCGACAAGTACAAAGTGctgttcatctttgatggtctggatgagtgccgactgcccctagacttccagaagaacaagatATGTTGTGACGTCACAGagtcaacctcagtggatgttctgctgacaaatctcatcaagggaaatctgcttccctctgctctcctctggataactacccgacctgcagcagccaataagatcccttcagggtgtgttgaccaggtgacagaggtacgagggttcaatgacccacagaaggaggagtacttcaggaagagattcagtgatgaggacctggccagcagaatcatctcacacataaagacatcaaggagcctccacatcatgtgccacgttccagtcttctgttggatttctgcaaCAGTCCTTGAACAAATGCTGAAACACaagagagaagagatgcccaagactctgactgagatgtacacacaccttgtgatgtttcataccaaacagaagaatgaaaagtatcttgggaaagaagagacaggtccacactggaataaagagagcattctgtcactgggaaaactggcttttcaacagcttgtgaatggcaatctgattttctatgaagaagacctgaaagaggctggcattgatgtcaatgaagcctcagtgtactcaggattgtgcacacagctctttaaagaggaatgtgggctgtaccaggacaaggtgtactgctttgttcatctgagcattcaggagtttctggctgctgtatatgtgtgcctctcattcatcaacaacaatgAGAATGTAATGGCTGAACTGCAATCAACATCCAGGAACTTTTCTGTGAGGATCAAACAAAGGCGTAAAGTTACTTTCTACAGGAGTGCTGTGGATAAAGCCTTACAAAGTGAGACGGGAAACCTGGAccttttcctccgcttccttctgggcctctcactggagtccaatcagaagcacttacgAGGTCTACTGACAAAGACAAGAAGCAGCTCACAGAGCCATGAAGAAACAGTCAAGTACATCAAGAAGAAGATCAGGAAGAATCTCTCTCCAGAGAGGagcatcaatctgttccactgtctgaatgaactgaatgaccattctctagtggaggagatccAAAGATACCTGAGATCAGGAAGTCTCTCAAAACCCAACCTGTCACCtgcacagtggtcagctctggtctttgtgttgctgacttcagaaaaggagctggatgtgtttgacctgaagaaatactccagatcagaggaaggtcttctgaggctgctgccagtggtcaaagcctccagaGCTGCTCTGTGA